Proteins from a single region of Hermetia illucens chromosome 3, iHerIll2.2.curated.20191125, whole genome shotgun sequence:
- the LOC119652858 gene encoding protein FMC1 homolog, which translates to MNNYEFVRIKKSSMEEYDCTDQLMSCKYDEIDVSLTLSSPGSCKYSFRVEPSTVMATTTLRGLLNELRLASPNGRLENSLAAKYIIAQFRKYKTTDQQLCKAREEMHFLGKTYLCYLKSLRTQAEISKEYHGRGERTVKETADLVGFKLPTDPK; encoded by the exons ATGAATAATTATGAATTTGTACGGATTAAGAAGTCTTCCATGGAAGA ATATGACTGTACCGATCAGCTGATGTCATGTAAATATGACGAGATTGACGTTTCACTGACACTGTCAAGTCCGGGAAGTTGTAAATACTCCTTCCGTGTTGAGCCAAGTACAG TCATGGCAACTACTACGCTGCGCGGTCTCCTGAACGAATTGCGGCTTGCGTCTCCTAATGGAAGACTAGAAAACTCCCTCGCCGCTAAGTATATAATAGCGCAATTCCGGAAGTATAAGACAACTGATCAGCAACTCTGTAAAGCCAGGGAAGAAATGCATTTCCTCGGCAAGACGTACCTATGTTACCTGAAGAGCCTAAGAACGCAGGCGGAAATCAGCAAGGAGTACCATGGTCGAGGGGAGAGGACCGTGAAGGAAACAGCAGATCTGGTTGGTTTCAAATTGCCCACAGATCCCAAGTAG
- the LOC119652857 gene encoding SRR1-like protein, giving the protein MFSSQDEFKVVHRKKRKPRNFQILNQKDVPTETHSNVDVQHTLSRLASLRSDMITSDFFENSVGKLRQCLNSLPDLDVRQLICFGIGSFGSCVIAMHQLAFVLEVIEALKIVNIKFYDPVLTEAEKDILNRLGCGVINENCEGKYPVDCITVFYLPHCPKQLTNNLLWKNWKPELLKNVIIIGNSIENMKSNTPERFLRQDAGYVLRCSDWVTEVPLENNFQFDDVFNDTAIHVFCCDKLEEVSQREWSDNAEPKYGDTELITAQLEEKLNIR; this is encoded by the exons ATGTTTAGCAGCCAGGATGAGTTCAAAGTGGTCCACAGGAAGAAGAGGAAACCTAGGAATTTCCAAATTCTTAATCAGAAAGATGTGCCAACTGAAACTCATTCGAATGTTGATGTGCAACATACTTTGAG TCGCCTTGCATCCCTTCGTAGCGACATGATCACTTCCGACTTCTTTGAAAACAGCGTGGGGAAGCTACGACAATGTCTAAATTCATTACCTGACCTCGATGTTCGGCAGTTGATTTGCTTTGGAATCGGTTCATTTGGAAGCTGCGTTATTGCCATGCACCAACTCGCATTTGTCTTAGAAGTTATTGAAGCACTTAAAATAGTTAACATCAAATTTTACGACCCAGTCCTTACGGAAGcagaaaaagatattttaaacAGATTAGGTTGCGGAGTAATCAACGAAAATTGCGAGGGAAAGTATCCCGTCGACTGTATAACAGTTTTCTACCTGCCTCATTGTCCAAAGCAACTCACGAATAATTTACTCTGGAAAAACTGGAAGCCCGAACTACTGAAAAATGTGATAATTATCGGGAACAGCATTGAAAATATGAAGAGCAACACCCCCGAGAGATTTCTCAGACAGGATGCTGGATACGTGCTGAGGTGCTCTGACTGGGTCACGGAGGTTCCATTGGAGAATAATTTTCAGTTCGATGATGTGTTCAACGATACAGCGATTCACGTCTTCTGTTGCGATAAATTAGAGGAAGTCAGCCAGCGAGAATGGTCCGACAATGCAGAGCCCAAATACGGGGACACCGAGTTGATAACGGCGCAACTAGAAGAGAAATTGAATATCAGATAG